Below is a genomic region from Ostrea edulis chromosome 10, xbOstEdul1.1, whole genome shotgun sequence.
TAATACCTACATGTAATACCTACAtggcacatacatgtattgcaacttaattcaatttttcaattatgcaACAGGAGGCAAAAGACGTCGGCGTAATTTCTACGTGCCTGATACGTTGGTATATTACGTGCGTGTACACGTATGTGATTTATACGTGCCTGATACGTtggtatataaatacatgtacacgtgcgtgaatgattgattgttgtcaaacgtcccactcgagaatatttcactcataagatgagtgaaatattctcgagagggacgttaaacaatatacaatcaatcagtcaatttctaatgatgaatgaaatGGAGGCACTGCATGACAATGTCAGTCAAGGGATGTTGTTAACAAAATAATGGAAGGTGTAAATATCAATACGTCTATTCCCAAGCCATGGTTAAACACCGAGTATGAATAAAACCAATACATCAATCACTGGTAGTTAATTAAGTTCTAAATGAGAAAAGGAGATTAAGAGTACTTTTaaatattcgagatatcaggaCCTGTACTGGCTTTTTATTTGCTTGTTTGAACTGGATGCCGATTAaggattattttatgtttagaaaGGTTGTCTTTCTGTTCAAAGTCTTAAATAATCAAATGCCAAATTACCTAAACGTGTTTAAATATACAAGAGATGTGAGTTGCCGCCAAACCAGGTTGAATGATAAAATGTctaatatattatatttaccaagagctaaaactgaaaattttaaacgttCATACAGCTACTCTTCTGCATTCCTTTGGAACAAACTGTCTCAAAATGTTCGAAGCTCTGGTTCGGTTGGCATTTTTAAAGCTGTGTATCtgatggaatattttcatagaagtaGCAATTAAAATTCGTGCTTTCCTCTTTTTGTTCAGGTGTGCCAAATGTAGTTGTGATATGGCACTGTGTGTGCGTGTATCTTATgctatttcttcttctttccttttatgtcatgtattcatatttaggtaataattttatcactaattaggtgtgtcttatgctatatCTTTTccccttttccttttatattgtattcatatttagatactaattttagatgttaattttatgtttgtgtatatgttttaatgcagaACCACAATGAAAACTAGCTATATgttaatttgtgttatcctggataaataaaggctattattattattatcaaacaaatcgataatagtatacatgtatattcgtttgataatacattttgtttattttttttggatTTGATCTTGTCCTCATTACTTAGCACACAAATGTAATaatgtttttcatatatcaTAATGATATTGTATGTAATCCGCGCATGCAGTCACAGAACATGTGCTTGATACAAAACCATGTGTAACACAcgtgtcaattcaaataaattcaTTGATGTCGCTCAATAAATGAAGTATTATCGACGGAGCTTACGCCACCgtctaatcaatcaatcaatagcaatCAATCAAACTATGCAAATGTTTCGAATGAAGACACAGATGATCAAGATAgaaaactttttagaaaatatatttattaaactATTTCTATTGAAAGTTTATACACACAGATGCACATGTACTTGAATTCGAGACTCCATTGACCCATGAAATAATACAAACATATAACCAATTTAGGAATACCATGCATATTGCTGTACACTGAGAAATCATCTATTTTCAAAGAGACAAATGTAAATGAATTTCAGTTACTTCTAATCACTGGTTAAGGGATTTCATGTTACTTAAGAGATATTTTCTAATCACTGGTTAAGGGATTTCATGTCCTTAAGAGATATGTTCTAATCACTGGTTAAGGGATTTCATGTCACTTAAGAGATATTTTCTAATCACTGGTTAAGGGATTTCATGTCACTTAAGAGATATTTTCTAATCACTGGTTAAGGGATTTCATGTCACTTAAGAGATATTTTCTAATCACTGGTTAAGGGATTTCATGTCACTTAAGAGATATTTTCTAATCACTGGTTAAGGGATTTCATGTCCTTAAGAGATATTTTCTAATCACTGGTTAAGGGATTTCATGTCACTTAAGAGATATTTTCTAATCACTGGTTAAGGGATTTCATGTCACTTAAGAGATATTTTCTAATCACTGGTTAAGGGATTTCATGTCCTTAAGAGATATTTTCTAATCACTGGTTAAGGGATTTCATGTCACTTAAGAGATATTTTCTAATCACTGGTTAAGGGATTTCATGtccttaaagtaattccaccctcctgtgatgtcatcagattttgcaaaatcaatgatttatttagatttatgcatgataggaacatacattttgttggagtctttccctacagttattgtaaaaaatcttgttaaaaataaaatatttcaaaagtctaagttatagatgaaaaatcaatgatacgcttcaaaatattgaatccaagggcaataactctgtttctattgatttctttatcaagtctattatgcgatgatttcctttattttttacatacattttgtatatttttatgaagatacagtttcatgaaattgttatgaatgctactatatcgtcataaccagtttttatgagattttgataacgctgtttgatgaaaattgcaattttttgaCGGTAATATATGATTCTGATTATGTAcatctcacatcttaaaaagtgtgatgacctatgtattttatttgataatttgttaattttaactctaatgaatggaaataaatacacattttaaacttgtatcagataaaactacGAGTATGGAGTCACCTTAAGAGATATTTTCTAATCACTGGTTAAGGGATTTCATGTCACTTAAGAGATATTTTCTAATCACTGGTTAAGGGATTTCATGTCACTTAAGAGATATTTTCTAATCACTGGTTAAGGGATTTCATGTCACTTAAGAGATATTTTCAGACTTTCGTTACCTACAGGTGCATATGTATACATGCTGCAGGAAAAATATTTGCTGAGACCGTGATTCCGAGTGCCTGATACGTTGGTAtattacgtacatgtacacgtatgGGATTTCTAAGTGCCTGATAAGCATGTATACGTGCAGCAGGAAAATATTTGCTGGGACCGTGATTCCGAGGACATTCTAAACGCGAAACATTCGGGGAAAGAATAAACACCATATTTTTGCAGATGATTTTCCATTACAGGTGTACATACTACAATATTGTGGCTTATTTAAATgcaaatttcttatttttgccTGATAGTGTCTGCATCTTTATTCCAAGATTTGATTCTTTCAGAAAAGGCAGTCCCGTGTCATGGCCTTTTCCCATTGCCTTGTGACTCAgtagattttcattttctccaCCCAAATCAAAATCTTGAAGTCCCCGAGTTTCCGAACTTCCTGTCAGATCTCTGATCCCTTTCGCCAATCTGGAGTCACGTGTTTCCTCCCGGCGTAAACTCCGATACTCTCTCTGAAATATGCACGTGGCGAAAGAGTTTACCAAAGCAAGAAGGGCGGCTACCGTAGTGGTATTCCAGTACCAGATGTTAGCATCCAGTTTGGCGGCATATATAACAATCCCAATGAAAAGAAACATACCTGGAAAATACGACATTTCATTAATAATGACTCATAACTATATAAGTGTACtccaaaacaaaacagaaacaaGGAAAGTGACCGGGATTTTTTCAGGTTTTGGCGTTGATCTCATATTCACGATGCCAATACAATACAAAGTACATGATGCGCAATGGAACGCGGGaaaacaggtttttttttttttagagtgtTAAATTTATTTCCGGTTTGATCGGTTGTGTGCTGACTTTTGGCTCATGAACTAAactttttgaaatatcttaCACAAAagtaggattgattgattgtacttgtttaacgttcctgaTCCCccccactcatatggagacgtcaccactgccggtgaagggctgcaaaatttaggcctatgctcggcgcatacggccttagagcagggagggatctttatcgtcacatacctgttgtgacacgtgacctcgaattttgcggtctcatccaaaggaccgccctatttagtcgcctcttacgacaagcaaggggtgctgaggaTATATTCGGGGAGGGGGTGTTACTGAGGATATATTCCATCCCGGACCCCCACGGTTTCAAAAAGTTGGACAGACAATAATAATTCAAGAGGATTAGATAATTAGCATcacttgttttcattttatcatCAGGGAATGACGGTAGCTGAAGCGTCTGTTGGCACTGTTAtcagatttttgttgttgtctaTATATCTGAAAGTCTTTAACTGTTTTATTGTCTGTGACATGTCATGTGTCGCTTTTAATATAAAAGACAGGAAGTTACGCGTTTTATTGCAGTGTCACAAACAATTAAGGAGACACCCGTGTTTCCGCATCCGCGTCTTCCGCAGCTGGTGTTttcttttgaagaaaaaaaaccctcaaGAGACAGGTGTAAAAGagtcattca
It encodes:
- the LOC125665987 gene encoding uncharacterized protein LOC125665987, with product MVQRVQTGTTISGNTPHRPNMEAKAGFFYFREIFGMFTSVLTIGTTAPIIVFMYLENPTILNDLETSCSLKGTFVLFCLSATTEVFLILVKSSCFTLTIVCKGRCRINCYHLVVLLHFTSCMFLFIGIVIYAAKLDANIWYWNTTTVAALLALVNSFATCIFQREYRSLRREETRDSRLAKGIRDLTGSSETRGLQDFDLGGENENLLSHKAMGKGHDTGLPFLKESNLGIKMQTLSGKNKKFAFK